The nucleotide sequence GTGGTGGAACTTGCCGGTGAGAAGGCAGGAGAAACATACATTGGAAAATACGGTGTTCCCGCAGAAGCCAATTTTGCTTTTGGTGATGTGGATGCGAGTCAATATGACGCGATCCTCGTTCCTGGCGGATGGGCACCAGACAAGCTGCGCCGTTTTCCAGAAGTGATCGCCATGGTTCAGCATATGGAGGAACAGCAGAAGCCGATCGGCCAGATCTGCCATGCCGGCTGGGTTCTCGTATCGGCAAAAGTACTAGATGGTAAAAAAGTGACAAGCACGCCAGGAATCAAGGATGATATGGAGAACGCTGGTGCTGAGTGGATCGATGAACCAGTTGTGGTTGATGGCCATCTCGTTTCTAGCCGCCGTCCGCCAGATCTGCCGGACTATATGAGAGAGTTTGTTGCAGTTTTGGAAAAGAAATGATGTCATGTAGAGGTGAACACCCGAGTTTTATAAAATTCGGGTGTTTTTCTTTTGTTTTTGGAACGAGTTATTGTGTTTAAGTGATTTGTTTTAACAGCAGATGACCACCATGATTTTTGATATGATGAGATTGAAGGAGGTGAGCAAGGTGAGCGACCGAGAATTGTTAGAACAAATCTTTGAATTGAATAAACAAATTCATCAAACAATCCTAGAAATAAAAGACGATTTGGCTGAATTGCTGAACAAGACCTCGAAATCTTCCAACTAAAACAGAATTAATGATCCTCTAGATAAAATCGCTACAAAAACAAAATCCCATCCAACCAGGTACACAATTTTATAAAAACAGAAACCTGACGCTTCATGACGACGGGGTTTCTAATGTTAACATCACTTTTAAAACCGAGTTCCCAACCCACCACAATCTCTATACACTACTAACACGTATTCCTTTACCGTTAGGAGTGACTGACATGCAGTCTAAGGATGACTTTATAAAAGCCGAGGGCACGGTGTTTCCGGGAAAAACGTACGTTGAACACCTGCTGCGCCCCGTCTTTAATGACCAAAGAGACTATCTTTTTAAATATATGTTTAACATTCACCGCGCACACGTTGTGATGCTTGCGGAACAGGAGATCCTAGATAAAGGTGAAGCCGCAAAAATTTTGCAAGGAGTAGAATCTGTCGCTAAAACTGACCCGCAATCCCTCCAATATGACCCTCAATTTGAAGATCTTTTTTTCATGATAGAACACAAAATCAGCAACATAATTGGACCAGATCTCGCCGGAAAAATGCACATGGCACGAAGTCGAAACGACATGGGAATCGCCATGTACCGTCTCGCTTTGAGAGAGCACATCCTGACCCTCACAGAAAGCTCACTGTCTTTAGCAACAGCCCTTTTAGAAAAAATCGACGAACATGCCGAAACCGTTATAACCGCGTACACCCACACCCAGCCTGCACAGCCGACAACGCTCGGGCACTATTTAACGGCGATCCTAGACATACTCCTGCGTGATATTAAACGACTTCATTCCGCTTACGAAACAGTGAACTCTTCTCCAATGGGTGCGGCCGCCTTATCAACAACAAGCTTTCCGATTAATCGAAACCGCGTCTCAGAACTGCTCGGTTTTCATCAACTCATCGAAAACTCCTATGACGCGGTAGCTGGGGCCGATTACCTGATAGAATCTGCAACAGCGGTCTTAACTCTGATGACGAACAGCGGCAGGTGGATCCAAGATCTCCTCCAACTCGTAACCCGTGAACATAACATCATTAAAGTAGCTGAGCCATACGTGCAAATCAGCTCAATTATGCCGCAAAAACGAAACCCTGTTTCTATCGAGCATTCGCGCGCACTCGCCAGTTCCGCAGCAGGAGAAGCACTCGCGGCAATCCATATGATTCACAACACACCGTTCGGAGACATCGTCGATACAGAAGATGATCTTCAGCCCCATCTTTACCGAAGCTATGAAAAAGCGAACCGCGTGCTTCACCTTATGCATGCGGTTATCCGAACGATGGAAATAAACAAAGAAACCGCGCTCAAACGGGCAAAAACGTCATGCATCACGATTACGGAGCTCGCCGACTTTCTCGCAAAAGAAAAGCACGTCCCGTTTCGAACCGCTCACCAAATCGCAAGTGCTATCGCAAAAAAATGCTCACAACAAAGTATCGAGCTATAC is from Fictibacillus sp. b24 and encodes:
- a CDS encoding type 1 glutamine amidotransferase domain-containing protein; the protein is MRLKGKKVLSLVHHDFEDLELWYPILRLREEGAVVELAGEKAGETYIGKYGVPAEANFAFGDVDASQYDAILVPGGWAPDKLRRFPEVIAMVQHMEEQQKPIGQICHAGWVLVSAKVLDGKKVTSTPGIKDDMENAGAEWIDEPVVVDGHLVSSRRPPDLPDYMREFVAVLEKK
- the argH gene encoding argininosuccinate lyase; this encodes MQSKDDFIKAEGTVFPGKTYVEHLLRPVFNDQRDYLFKYMFNIHRAHVVMLAEQEILDKGEAAKILQGVESVAKTDPQSLQYDPQFEDLFFMIEHKISNIIGPDLAGKMHMARSRNDMGIAMYRLALREHILTLTESSLSLATALLEKIDEHAETVITAYTHTQPAQPTTLGHYLTAILDILLRDIKRLHSAYETVNSSPMGAAALSTTSFPINRNRVSELLGFHQLIENSYDAVAGADYLIESATAVLTLMTNSGRWIQDLLQLVTREHNIIKVAEPYVQISSIMPQKRNPVSIEHSRALASSAAGEALAAIHMIHNTPFGDIVDTEDDLQPHLYRSYEKANRVLHLMHAVIRTMEINKETALKRAKTSCITITELADFLAKEKHVPFRTAHQIASAIAKKCSQQSIELYELRLQTVNELIRNHQNVHLTQKEWEEIICPIEFVRRRSIQGGPNPDEVRRMAKERDGYLQRVQTTLFNEKARLKLAQKLLMDAVQQLITD